A segment of the Neisseria chenwenguii genome:
TGTGTTTTTATTTCCAAACGCAACCTTTACGCCTCAACTTCCAATTGGTTCAACCCTTTCAACAATTTATCCGATTTTTCCGGGTCTTCGTTGCGCATGAATTTGGCGACGGTGTCTTCCAGCGCGGCGGCGTTGCTTTGCAGAACGATATTTTTCACGGCCAAGAGGTTGTTGGGATTCATGGAAAAACGGCGCAGCCCCATGCCGAGCAGGAGGCGGGTGAAGGCGGTGTCGCCGGCCATTTCGCCGCAGACGGAAACGCTTTTTTCCATGCGGTTGGCGGTGCGGATGATGTGCTGCACCATTTTCAAAACGGCGGGGTGGCCGGGTTGGTAGAGGTGGCTGACGGCATCGTCGCTGCGGTCGACGGACAAAACGTATTGGATCAGGTCGTTGGTGCCGATGGAGATGAAATCGACCAGCTTGAGGATGCTGCCGACGGTGATGGCGGCGGAGGGGATTTCGATCATGCAGCCGACGACGACGCTGCCGAAGGTTTCGCCGCGCTCGGAGAGCTGCTTTTGCGCGGTGTCGAGGTGGATCAGGCATTGGCGCACTTCGGCGACGGAGGTAATCATCGGCCACATCATTTTGACGGGGCCGTGGGCGGCGGCGCGGAGGATGGCGCGCATTTGGGTGCGGAACATCACGGGTTCGGCGAGACAGAGGCGGATGCCGGTCAGGCCGAGCGCGGGGTTGAGGCTGCCGTTGGGCGTGGCGTTTTGGCCGAACCAGCGCGGATTTTTATCGACGCCCAAATCGACGGTGCGTATGGTCAGGGTTTTTCCTTTGAGTTTTTTGACCAGCTCGCTGTAAATTTCGTATTGCTCGTCTTCAGACGGCATGGTGTCGCGGTTGAGGTAGAGAAATTCGCTGCGGAACAGCCCGACCCCGTCGGCGCCGACGGTGTTTAAGGCTTTGATGTCTTCGACGGACTCGATGTTGGCCAGAAGCTCGATGCCGGTGCCGTCGGCGGTGGTGGCGGCGGTTTTTTTCAGCTTGTTGAGTTCGCGTTTGTGGCTGCGGTAGGCGCGCTCGAGGCGGCGGTACTCGCTCAATACCATGTCGTCGGGCGCGATAATCAGCACGCCGTTGATGCCGTCCACAATCACGGTTTCGTTTTCGGTAATCAGGCGGCGGGCGTTGTGCAGGCCGATGACCGACGGAATGTTGAGGCTGCGCCCCAAAATCGCGGTGTGGCTGGTGGGGCCGCCGACGTCGGTTGCAAACGCGGTAATGCGTTGTTCTTTAAAGAGAACGGTATCGGCTGGCGATAAATCGTGGGCGATGAGAATTGTGTCTTCCGAGGGATTTTCCGCCAGCGTCAAATCGTTGGACAAGCCGACCAGATTATTGTGAATCCGCTGCACCACTTGCAGCATATCCTGCTTGCGCTCGCGCAAATAAGCGTCGTCGATGCTGTCGAACTGTGCGGAAAGGCGGTCGCTTTGCAGCTTCAGCGCCCATTCGGCATTGATTTTCTGAGCACGCACAATTTCCACCGGTTCACCCGAAAGCGTGACATCGGTCAACAGCATCAGATGCAGCGAGATAAACGCGCCCAATTCCGTCGGCGCGTTTTCGGGAATCGCGCTGCGCAGCTGTTCCAATTCCTTGCGCGTGGCCTTCACCGCCGCTTTGAAGCGCTCGACTTCCGCCTCGAGATGCTCTTCAACGATGTCGTATTGAGGCACTTCCGCCGTGCCCCGAGCAATCAGGTGGGCGCGGCCGATGGAAATGCCTTTGCCCGCCGCCACGCCGTGTAACACAATGCTCATTACTCGCCCTCGCCGAAGTAGTCGTTGATCAGATCCGTCAGCGCCGCCATCGCCGCCGCCTCGTCCGCACCGTCGGTTTCCAGCTCGATGACCGTGCCTTTCGCCGCCGCCAGCATCATCAAACCCATAATGCTTTTGCCGTTGACGCGGCTGCCGTTTTTCGACACCCACACTTCGCTTTCAAACTGCGACGCGGTTTGGGTAAATTTGCTCGACGCGCGGGCATGCAGGCCGAGTTTGTTGATGATTTCGATGTTTTGCTTGAGCATGGATTTCCCTTGTAGAAGTGTGCGTGGAACGGCGGGGAAAATTTTTCAGACGGCCTTTTTATAAATAGCCGTG
Coding sequences within it:
- the ptsP gene encoding phosphoenolpyruvate--protein phosphotransferase is translated as MSIVLHGVAAGKGISIGRAHLIARGTAEVPQYDIVEEHLEAEVERFKAAVKATRKELEQLRSAIPENAPTELGAFISLHLMLLTDVTLSGEPVEIVRAQKINAEWALKLQSDRLSAQFDSIDDAYLRERKQDMLQVVQRIHNNLVGLSNDLTLAENPSEDTILIAHDLSPADTVLFKEQRITAFATDVGGPTSHTAILGRSLNIPSVIGLHNARRLITENETVIVDGINGVLIIAPDDMVLSEYRRLERAYRSHKRELNKLKKTAATTADGTGIELLANIESVEDIKALNTVGADGVGLFRSEFLYLNRDTMPSEDEQYEIYSELVKKLKGKTLTIRTVDLGVDKNPRWFGQNATPNGSLNPALGLTGIRLCLAEPVMFRTQMRAILRAAAHGPVKMMWPMITSVAEVRQCLIHLDTAQKQLSERGETFGSVVVGCMIEIPSAAITVGSILKLVDFISIGTNDLIQYVLSVDRSDDAVSHLYQPGHPAVLKMVQHIIRTANRMEKSVSVCGEMAGDTAFTRLLLGMGLRRFSMNPNNLLAVKNIVLQSNAAALEDTVAKFMRNEDPEKSDKLLKGLNQLEVEA
- a CDS encoding HPr family phosphocarrier protein — its product is MLKQNIEIINKLGLHARASSKFTQTASQFESEVWVSKNGSRVNGKSIMGLMMLAAAKGTVIELETDGADEAAAMAALTDLINDYFGEGE